The Magnetococcales bacterium genomic sequence CCAGCCCCCCTGGATTCCCGCATTCGCGGGAATGACAGAAAAAGTACAGCGGCATATGTCCAATTCTTGATTTGAATGGCTATACTCTCTCTCAGCCACTGGAAAAACCTGGGAGAGGCCTCTTCTAAACTGGTTTCAGAGGGGGGTCTCTTCCAGGGCTTCAATACGTTCTCGACACTGCCGGTAACCCTCGGGATTGCCCACATCGAAGAGGTTTCCCGGCAGGTGTAGACCCAGCAGGGTGCGCTCCTTGAGAATCAACTCCCGGATAGGCCGGTCGGTAAACTCCTCCCCGGAGGGGACGCTCCTGCGGGCGCGCTCCAGGGTGTCGAAAAAGTGCTCCCCCGCCACCCACATTCCAAGCCCCCTCAGCTCCCCGGGAAAGCGGGGCACAAAACAGCCCGGCCCCTTGGGAGATTGCCCCTCTACCCGGTAGAGGTTTTTTTCAAGCCGGGTCAGCGTCACATGTCCCGAATTGCTCCAGGCCCCTCCTGCTTCCGGGGCTACCTCGGTGAGGGCCATGATATCCCGCCCCTGTTGATCGTATGCTGTCACCAGCCTTTTGAGGGCTTCTCTGGCGAGGCCGTTTTTGGGAATATGGATGTTGTCGGGATAGAGGATGGCCACCGGCTGTTTTCCGATCACGGGAGCTGCATAGGCCAGGGCATCTCCCTCTCCCAGAGGTTTTTTCTGATGGAGAAAGGTGACCGTCAGCCCCGGATGATCGAACACCTCTGCTGGAATCTCCTTGCCCTGGCGGGTGATCACCACCAGATGGTTGATGCCAGCGGCAATCCCTTCTTCCACCGCAAAGCGAATCACCGGACGCCTGCCCATGGGCAGCATCTCCTTGGGGCGGGTGGCATCAACCCCTTGCATCCGGGTGCCGAATCCGGCCACTGGCAGGAGCAGGTGGCGAACGGTGGAGGTCATCACACCACCACGGTCAAAAAATCTTCCGCCAGGATGATTTTGCCGTCAAAGTGAGCCTGGCACTCCTCCTGGCGTCGGGAGTCGGCCCCCTCAATGGGATAAAAATGGCTCAACAGCAGCCGTTTGGCACCAGCCTCCTCTCCTACCCGGCCACATTCAGCCGCACTGAGATGGCCCGGAACCTTGCCATCCGCCAGGGTGGAGCAGTCGAGAATCACCAGATCCCCCCCCCGAGCCAGATCGACAATGTTTTGGTCATAATCGCTATCCCCTGAAAAGACGATGATTTTACCGTTGTGTTCGAAGCGGTATCCTACGCTCGACATTTTGTCGGAATGCAGGGTAGGGGTGGAGCAGATGGTCACCCCGTCCAGTTGCCATCGATTTTGAGCTTCGCTGACGATTACCTCAAATGTTTTGGGCAACCCAGCCACTGCGACGATAATTTCCTCGAAAAAACCGGGAAAGCCGGGTGGGCCGACTATTTTCAGGGGTTTTTCCCTGGTGAGACCGGGAAGCCTCAGGGCATGGAGCAGAGGGATCAGATCACCGATATGGTCGGGGTGGGTGTGGGTGATAAAAATCCCATCCAGATTTTCATGGCTGCGCCCCACATGGAGCAGTTGCTTGAGGGTGGCGCTGCCGCAATCGATGAGCCATTGCTGCTGGTTGATATCCAATAGATAGCCAGCGGCGTTGCGGGCCAGGGAGGGTATGCCGGTACCGCTGCCGAGGATGGTGACTTTCATGGCTTCCAAGGGGCCTCCGATGGGGTTTGTTGGGTTTTAAGAATGTGACGATCCATTTCCAGGCCAACAGGGATTCAAGCTTAGGCAGCTGTTCCTTCCCAGTCCAGCGTTTCCTGTTTGGCAGCGTTGGCAAACCTTTTTTCGTCCATCAAGGGGGATTACTTTGGTCGGGTTGTTGGCATGGGTTGCCCAGGTGTTGTGATTGAAAATATCCTTGGAAGGAAATAAATTGACTGATATCAGCCAGCCCCACGACCGTTTTCTGAAAATTCTCCTCGCCAACCCCCACACAGCGGGAACCTTGTTGCGGGAGCGGCTGCCTGAAGAGGTAACCCGTTTTTTTTCCACCGAACCACCGGAGTTGGTGGAAGGAAGCTTTATCGATGGGGAGTTTCGCAAGCATCTGACGGACCGGCTCTTTCGGGTCAAATGTCTGGATGGTCGATCCGCTTTCGTCTACACCCTGATTGAGCACAAGAGCCATCCGGATGGTTGGATCGCTTTTCAGCTGTTGCGTTATGTGGTTCGAATTTTGGAGCAGTTGGATCGGGAGCGGGAAAAGGGCACACTTCTTCCTCCTATCGTGCCTCTGGTGGTGTATCATGGGGTAGAGGCGTGGCAAACGCCGACCCGTTTTTCAGCGTTGATGGAGGGGGATGAAGCGCTCAAACCGCATTTGATCGACTTGCCTTTTTCTGTCGTCGATCTGGGGCAGATCGATGATGTCGCCTTATCCGGGGATGATCGCTTGCGAGGCGGCTTTTTGACACTGAAATATGTCTTTCATCAAGCCCATCAACCCCAGGTTGCGACAAAAATCGCCCGACTGATCCGTACGGATTCAGAGCTGGCTGAGCGGGTTTTTGTCTATATGATTCAAACTTATGGAGCCTTGGATATGAGCGATGTACAGGAACTGACAGAGGAACTTTTTCCGGGCAAAGCGGAGCAATATGAGTCTATCTGGGCCAAAAAGATGATCGCCAAGGGTCGGCAGGAGGGTCGGCAGGAGGGTCGGATGGAAGAAAGAGTTGACCTGTTATTGTTTCAGCTGGAAGAAAAATTTGGTCCATTGCCGGCTTGGGTTCGGGAGAGCGTTGCCAGCGCAGATATAGCCTCCTTGAAGGAGTGGAGCAGGCGGGTATTGAAAGAGGATTCCCTGGAAAAACTCTTTGCACCCTGAACTCTCCTGCTTTTCATGTCTCTCTCCAAATCCCGCTTTGGAATATCCCTTGCTCCCGCCATACGCCTTCTCTCAATCATCAAACAACCAGGCCGCCCCCCGAACCCCGCTGGAATCCCCGAAGCGGGCTTTGATGATGGGGGTGGTGACCTGATGGGAAAAGACGTGGCGGGGGAGCAGTCGGGGGATGTTTTGGTAGAGCCGTGTGAGGTTGGATAATCCCCCCCCCAGGACGATCACCTCCGGATCGAGAATGTTGATGACACTGGCCAGGGCCCGGGCGAGGCGGGATTCGTAGAGAGAGAGAATATCCTCAGCCCGGGGATCGCCCTGATCCGCCAGAGAGAGAATTTTCAGGGGGGGAAGGGGGTGGCCATGGGCTTTTTCGAAGGAGAGGGAGAGGCCGGGGCCGGAGCAGAAGGTTTCGATGCAGCCGTTTTGGCCGCAATAGCAGGGAGGGCCTGGGCGTTCGTTCTCATCGGGCCAGGGGAGGGGGTTGTGGCCCCACTCTCCGGTGAGGGCGTTGGGGCCACAGAGGGGCTGGCCCTGGATGACGATACCGCCCCCCACCCCGGTGCCGATGATCACCCCGAAGACGCTGTTTTTTCCGGCTGCGGCACCGTCCGTCGCTTCGGAGAGGGTGAAACAATCGGCGTCGTTGGCCAGGCGAATGGGGCGGTTGAGCCGCTTGCTCAACTCCTGGTCCAGGGGTTGGCCGATCAGGCAGGTGGAGTTGGCATTTTTGATCAATCCGGTATCAGGAGCCAGAGCGCCGGGGATACCGATTCCCACCGGGGTGGGGGAGATGTGGGGGCCGGTGGCTATGTTTGCGGCGTTTTCCACCGCGTACACCAGCTTGACGATGGCAGCCACCGTGGCGGGATAATCCCCCTGGGGGGTCGGGGTGCGGATTCTGGCGGCGATGTGGCCGTCTGAATCCAGTGCCACCCCTTCGATCTTGGTGCCTCCCAGATCAATCCCGATGCGCATGGCTGTGTGATTCCCCTTTGGCATTTTCCAGATCAATCCCCGTGGGTTAAATCTCTGTGATTTCTTGCTGTTTTTCCGGAAACAGGTCGCAAAACTTTCGATTGTTTTTATCTCCTGCCCTGGCGGGTTTTGGCCCCAGGGATGACGTAAGCCTGCGGGTGTGGCATGATCATGCTTCCAATCCAGGTGTATCCTACAACAACGTTGGACGGCTTCCCCAGTGAAATTTCCTGAAAAAACATCCGCTGCCGGTTTAAATTCTGGTGGGGAGGATGGGCTTGTGGCAGAGGGTTCTCTCGGCCTCAGACAAGCCCCCCATCCCGATGCTGAGCCCGTGCGCGCTGAGGAGGGGGTGAACTACTGGCGGATGGTGGATATCGAAACCCTGCGCACCCGCAAGGGGTGGAAAAAACGGGGCCGACGTATTCCCCAGGGGAGCCAGCCTGTCCGGCAGGTGGAGGAAAACGGCCACACTCTGGATCTCTACGCCCCGGACCAAACCTACGATGAAAGGGCTTGGTTGCATCTTCAGCGGGACCGGATTGCGGAGCGTTGTCAGAGCTGGAAGCAGCGTTGGGAAGAGCTGATGGCTGGGTTGGCTGACTGGGAAGATTCTCTGGCTGACCAGCCGGGTGCGGAGGGGGAGTGGGCGCTGTTGGAGCTTTTGCGCCAGCGAGATACTTTGGTCGATGAGCGCCATGCCCTGGCAAAATCAGCCCAGGCTCTGGAGCTGGATCTGCCGATCCCCGAAGAAAATCCGTGGTTGCAGGCCATCAGCCACTATCGCGCCCACCGATTTAGCACGGCTCTGGCGGAGTGTG encodes the following:
- a CDS encoding ribonuclease Z, encoding MKVTILGSGTGIPSLARNAAGYLLDINQQQWLIDCGSATLKQLLHVGRSHENLDGIFITHTHPDHIGDLIPLLHALRLPGLTREKPLKIVGPPGFPGFFEEIIVAVAGLPKTFEVIVSEAQNRWQLDGVTICSTPTLHSDKMSSVGYRFEHNGKIIVFSGDSDYDQNIVDLARGGDLVILDCSTLADGKVPGHLSAAECGRVGEEAGAKRLLLSHFYPIEGADSRRQEECQAHFDGKIILAEDFLTVVV
- a CDS encoding Rpn family recombination-promoting nuclease/putative transposase — protein: MTDISQPHDRFLKILLANPHTAGTLLRERLPEEVTRFFSTEPPELVEGSFIDGEFRKHLTDRLFRVKCLDGRSAFVYTLIEHKSHPDGWIAFQLLRYVVRILEQLDREREKGTLLPPIVPLVVYHGVEAWQTPTRFSALMEGDEALKPHLIDLPFSVVDLGQIDDVALSGDDRLRGGFLTLKYVFHQAHQPQVATKIARLIRTDSELAERVFVYMIQTYGALDMSDVQELTEELFPGKAEQYESIWAKKMIAKGRQEGRQEGRMEERVDLLLFQLEEKFGPLPAWVRESVASADIASLKEWSRRVLKEDSLEKLFAP
- a CDS encoding ROK family protein yields the protein MRIGIDLGGTKIEGVALDSDGHIAARIRTPTPQGDYPATVAAIVKLVYAVENAANIATGPHISPTPVGIGIPGALAPDTGLIKNANSTCLIGQPLDQELSKRLNRPIRLANDADCFTLSEATDGAAAGKNSVFGVIIGTGVGGGIVIQGQPLCGPNALTGEWGHNPLPWPDENERPGPPCYCGQNGCIETFCSGPGLSLSFEKAHGHPLPPLKILSLADQGDPRAEDILSLYESRLARALASVINILDPEVIVLGGGLSNLTRLYQNIPRLLPRHVFSHQVTTPIIKARFGDSSGVRGAAWLFDD
- a CDS encoding NTP transferase domain-containing protein encodes the protein MTSTVRHLLLPVAGFGTRMQGVDATRPKEMLPMGRRPVIRFAVEEGIAAGINHLVVITRQGKEIPAEVFDHPGLTVTFLHQKKPLGEGDALAYAAPVIGKQPVAILYPDNIHIPKNGLAREALKRLVTAYDQQGRDIMALTEVAPEAGGAWSNSGHVTLTRLEKNLYRVEGQSPKGPGCFVPRFPGELRGLGMWVAGEHFFDTLERARRSVPSGEEFTDRPIRELILKERTLLGLHLPGNLFDVGNPEGYRQCRERIEALEETPL